Part of the Ignavibacterium album JCM 16511 genome, GGTGGACTTGCATTCTCACTTTTTACCTGCATCATTCCGTTAGTTCTTATAGCATTCTGGATACTCGGCAATTTTCTTAGCTCAGAAGAAATGGAACTTCAGATAATTAATCTGATCAACACGGTTATTCCTTATGATCAATATGCAGAGTTTACCAAGCAGATAATTTTCAGTCGTGTTTATGAAGTAGTTGAATTCAAAAACGCTGCAGGAATAATTGGTTTTGTCGGTTTGTTCTTTGCCGCAAGTGGTTTCTTCAGCAGTATGCGAACTGTTTTAAATAAGATTAACGGACAGGAAGTTGATGTAAACTTTTTTTTAGGAAAACTCAGGGACTTTTTAATAATCATCGTAGCTATTTTACTTTTCTTTGCATCAATACTTGCTTTACCTTTTATTGAACTATTAAGAAAGATTGCTAATGTAACTGAGTATCTGCAGTTTTTTAATGCACCTGTATTTCAACAACTTTATACAATTTTAATTTCCTTCCTTGTAATATTATTTCTGATGTATTTGTTCTATCGTTTGGTGCCTACACGCAAAATAAGACGAACCTCTGCATTGATGGGGGCAATTTGGGCTTCATTACTTTGGGTTGGAGCCAAAACTGCTTTTGGTTATTATATCTCTCACTTTCAAACCTGGGGAAGAATTTATGGTACATATGCTTTACTTGTTGTAATAGCATTTTGGATTTACTACACTGCTGCAGTTTTCATTATAGGTGCAGAAATCGGAAAGCTGTTTGATGAGAGAAGATCCGAAGGCAAAGAAACTAAACTCAAAAATTAGTCTTTAAAACAAATAAACATTTAACAATATATAGTTATTATCAAAGAAATTAATAATTATTTTATTTGACTGAAAAAGTTATTTATTATAACTTTCAATTGTGAATGGATTAAATTAAACTGACCTGTTATCGTGATACTGACCTGCCTGCAATGTTTAAACTTTTTATTGTTCTTATAGAGAATAAAAATTCATTCACTAATTGATTCAGTATTTAGTTTCTTAAAAAGTGAGCATATTCACTTTAAAACTTATTATTTAATTAACTAAAAATCTGAACACCATTTTCACGGAGGAAATATGAATATCTGCAACTACAATTTTCTTACCTGAGAACTCATTCCCAAACAAATAAATTTTTTATTAAAAAATATTTCAGGAGAGAAATATGATTAAAAAACTTTCAGTTTTGATGATACTTTTATTTATTGTATCATCAATATCATTTGCACAATTAGTTGGAGGCAACACATATCCGATTAACGGAACAGACAATCCACCGGTTTCATTTCAATCAATCTCCTCAGCAGTTGCATATCTTACTGCAAATGGAGTAACCGGAACTGGTGATGTGATACTGGAATTGTCTACCGGTTATACAGGAGACACATCTACAATTTCAATTGGTGTTATTTCAGGAACAAGCTCAACTACCAAAGTTGTTTTCAGACCAGCAACCGGTTATAGCGCACTTACAGAAATTCCTGGTGGTGCATCACCAAATCAGCATGCAATCAGAATAACAGGAAATTATATTGTTCTCGATGGTCGTGCCGGTGGTGTAGGCACATCAAGAGATTGGACAATCAGAACAACAGGTACTAATGGACAAATGGCCGTTCGTTTGGATAATACCAGTAATTCAATGACAGGTGTCGAGCTAAGATACTTAGTTATGGAAGCAGAAGCTGCAAACACAACAGGAGCTATTTTCCAGATAACTGGAAGTACAACAAATACTATAACCAACATTATAGTTGAAGAGAACCTGATTAGAAGTAATCCTTTAGTATCAACATTCAGAGGTTACGGAATTACATTAGCAAGTGCTTCAAATGCTGGAAATACCGGAATTATAGTTAGAAATAATATTATAACTCAATTTTATGCAAGAGGAATAAATCTCACCGGAGGATTTCCGGGTATTGAAGTATATGGTAACGAGATATATCACACGGCAGATGTAACTCAACCAACTACAACTGAATTCTCGGCAATTTACTTTTCAACCACCGCTAGTCCAGGTGCAAAGATTTACAACAATTACATCCACGATATCCGATTAACAAATGGCTCAACAGCGATAAATGGATTATACATTTTTAATGGTAATTCATCGGGCGCATCTGTACAATATTTCAATAACAGAATTTCAATTGGTGGCGAATTAAGTGGAACCGCAGCTGATTTACAAGTCTATGGTTTAAGAGAAAATGCACTTTCCGGGTCATTGATTGATATTTATTTCAATTCAGTATATGTCGGTGGAACAGCTGCAAGCGGTACAAATAACAGCGCCGCATTCAGAAAACAGGTTAGTAACTTTGTTAATTTAAAGAACAACATATTCTACAATGCAAGAACAAATTCCGGCGGAACAGGAACACATTGGGCAATAATGTCCAACAACATTACTTATTCATCAATTGGGAATAATGATTACTTTGCAGATGGTACTGGTGGTGTTCTTGGTACTACTGATGGTACAACAGCAGGAAACAAATTGACTATAAGCGCCTGGCAAGCTGCCGTCCCATCAGATGCCGGAAGTGTATCACAGAATCCTAATTTTGTGGCCGGATTAAAAATTAATGAAACAATTCCTACACAACTTGAATCGGGTGGCGCACCAATAGCCGGAATAACTACCGACTTTGAAGGTGATTTAAGAAATGCCACAACTCCGGATATCGGTGCCGATGAATTTACAGGAACACCACTTGATTTAACCCCTCCTTTAATTTCTTATAACTTATTACCTAATGCTTTATTCTCTAATACATCAGTATCCTTAACAGCAACAATAACTGACCTCAGTGGGGTTGCTACCGGTGCTAATGCTCCTAGATTATATATTAAAAAATCCACTGATGTAGCTTATGTGTTTGATGACAACCCAACAGTTTCCGGACACGACTACACATTTACAATAAATTACTCGGCAATTGGTGGAATTGTTATTGGTGATACTATCCAATATTATGTTGCTGCACAGGATGTAAATGGAAATGTAGGAACTAATCCGGCAGGAGGTTCAGGTTCTAATCCTCCAGGAACTACTCCTCCTTCAAATCCGAATTTTTATTTTGTCGTAAACACGCCTTTAAGTGGTGTATATACAGTCGGATTGAATGCATTTAAACAGAGAACAGGACGAGAAATTTATTTTGAAGAGAGAACCAGAACAGTGACAAGAAACCTTAATGGCATTGATGCAATCGAAGATTTTAATGCTAATCTGAATGAAAAGGAAAATCAGGGAAACCAACCAGATACAGAACCCAGATATGTAACAGTAACAGAAACTTATCTGGAGTTAATGGAAAATGGTCAGCCATTTAACAGAGCATTGTATCAAACTGAAGGTATTGAAGGAATTTATCCGACTTTGACAGAAGCTGTGAACGATTTATTGTTAAGAGGTGCAAGCGGTCCGATAACTTTCCAATTAGTGGACTCAAATTATCCAAATGAAAACTATCCTATAAATCTTACTGCTTTCAATGGTTCAAGTTCAACTAATACAGTTACTATTAAACCTGCACCAAATGTTCAGGCAGTTATTCCGGGTTCATCAACTCAAACTACTGCTTCGATATGGTTACAGAGCGGCGGCTATTATATAATTGATGGATCAAATACTGTTGGAGGCACATCAAAAGATTTGACAATCAGGGCTTTGGCTACAAGTCCAGCAATTCATTTTTATAGTAGTGGTAACAATAACATAATTAAGAATTGTATAATTGAATCTCAAAATACAAGCACTGGTTCAGGTAGCTTGATTCTTGCTGCAGGTACAGGCAGTAATAATAACCTTATCGAAAATTGTCTGTTCCAGCCCATTCAATCGGCTACACCTTATGCAGTTGGCGTTTATTTGTTTTCTTCTTTTACAGGAGCTAACAATTTAATATCTAACTGTGAATTTAAAGATTTCAGCGCTCGTGCTATTACCATTCAGGGTGCTGCAGGTTCAAACAATAATGATGCGGTTGGAAATTTGATTTATCAGACAGCACCATCGACTGCAACTATCATACAGAGTATTTATCTTGGAAGAGCTGAAAATACAGATATAACTGAAAATCAAATTTATAACCTTCAAAGTACAAGTACTTCTCCAACAATTGCAGGTATATATTATATCGGAGCTAGTGGTGTAAATATGAATGTCAGGATGGTTAATAATGTTATCTCATTCGGAAATCAGAATCCGGCTGGTACAATTCGGGGAATCGATTATTTTGGATACTCTGCAAACTCTTGTGAATTGTATTACAACTCAGTCCTCTTAACAGGAACTGATGTTACTGGAACTACAAGTAGTGCTGCAATTGCTAAAAGAGACGCTGCTTCTAATTTTTTTATGATTGATAATATATTTGAGAATCGAAGAGCTAATGGCACTGGAACGGGATTTCATTTTGCCGTTCAGTTTACTAATACAACAGCAACAACATTCAATCTGAACTATAACGATTACTTTGCTAATGGAACCGGAGGCGTTCTTGGTCAGTGGGGAACAACAAATACAGTAACCTTAAATGATTGGCAGACTGCAAGTACTCAAGATGCAAACTCACTTAATGCAAATCCTCAATTTGCTTCTACTTCTGATCTTAGACCTCTGTACGGCTCTGCAGTTATTGATGCTGGTACACCGGTATCAGGAATTACAACAGATATTTTAGGTGCTGTCAGAGATAGTCTTACACCGACACTAGGCGCTTATGAAAATCCAACAGCAATTATCGGTTGGGCAAATCTGCAGTGGCCTCCAACAGATACTATTTATGTTGGTTCTTCCACTACAGTTTATGCTCAGATTTGGATTGATGGTATAACAAATCAACCCGGACCTGGTGTGGGAATTCAAGCTTGGATAGGTGTGAATTCTTCAAACACCGATCCGTCAACCTGGACAACCTGGATTCCAGCCGTCTATAATGTTGATGTTGGAAATAACGATGAATATATGGCAGCTATTGGTTCAAGCTTAGCTCCCGGAACTTATTATTATGCAAGCCGATTTAATGTTATTGGTGGTAATTATGTTTACGGCGGTTACAGCCCCGGAGGCGGCGGTTTTTGGGATGGAATAAACAATGTTTCCGGTATTCTTGTTGTCAAACCTCCTCTGATTCAAATGTGGCAAAGGTCTGTTGCAACAAGCAATTTACCGTCCTGGTTTGGCGCTGATACCGAAAGAGGATTGGCTTACGGAAAAACTTCAGATGTAACTGAAGCGATCAATGACAGAGTCTATGTAGTAAGTCGCTCTGGTGGAGTACTAAATGTTCGGATCTTGGATGCTGCTACTGGCAACGATATTGGCACTCTTAACACAACCGGAATTTCCGGTGGAACTTTTGCACTTAATGATATCGGTGTTACTGAAGATGGAAAAATCATAGGAGCCAATCTTACAGCTAATGCTTCAACTTCAGCCCTAAAATTTTATTATTGGAATAATGAATCATCTGTACCCGACACATTATTTACTTATCTCGGTGATGCAGTCAGATTAGGTGATAAGTTTACAGTTGTTGGTAATTACTCGGCAGGCACGGCGGAAATTTGGGCAGCCAGTGCTACAACAGGGCAACATAAAGTATATAAATGGACAATGTCTGGTGGTGTATTTAATCGTGTTCCACAAGTGATTTTGTGCAGTGACAATTTAGCCACAGCAATAGGTTCTGCAGCAGTTGGTCCTTTGCCTAACGGAGATTTCTACTGGAATGCTAATGGTCAGAATGCAAGGAAATATCAAGCTAATGGAACACTCATCGGTATTATTCCAGGCACAATAATTTCAACAGGAACGAATGCAATCAGATATCTTGGATCAGTTGGATCTGATGAGTACCTCGCTGTATTTGCATACGGTTCCGGAAATAACAATGCAAGAATATTAAGAATCCCTAATGGTGATCCAACAGCCGCTGTGCTTTACGGAGTAACTCCTACATTGGGTTCAGCAACAAATACAAATGGTACGGGTGATGTCGATTTCAAGGTAAATAATGATTTAACTGTAACCGTATTTGTCCTGGCTACAAATAATGGTATTGGAGCATACACAACTGATGCTAGCATACCTGTTGAGCTTACCGGTTTTGTTGCTAATGTTATTGAAAGAGATGTTTTACTAAACTGGTCAACCGCAACCGAAACAAACAATCTTGGTTTCGAAGTCGAAAGGAAAACATCTGATAACAATTCCTGGAAGAAAATTGCATTTATTAAATCAGCCGGAACAACGACTGAACCACAGCAATATACTTTCAGAGATGCAAGACTTGAGTCAGGTTCATACTCATACAGACTTAAGATTGTTGATTTCGATGGAACATTCTCGTACTCTCAGGAAGTTGAAGTTGAGATCGGTATCCCTCAACAGTATGCATTAAGCCAGAATTATCCGAATCCATTCAACCCGGCAACAAGAATTGACTATCAATTACCATTTGATGCTAAAGTTCAGATTGAACTTTACAGCATAACCGGTGAAAAGGTTGCAACTCTAGTTAGCAGTGATATATCAGCTGGTTATCACACGATTGAGTTGAATGCTTCCACTCTTAACCTCGCTTCTGGAGTTTACTTTTACAGAATAAATGCTGTTGATATCAATAATGGTAAATTCGTTGAAACGAAAAAACTTGTATTGCTTAAGTAATTCATTATTCAGGATTATTTTTGCCAGCCCCGCTTCGGCGGGGTTTTTTATTTTATTCACTTGACAAATCAAATATTTATTCATAATTTTAATCAGACAAAAAAATCTGAATTTGAACAAAAAAAAGAATTCAGTTTTATTTTGAAATTAAATCAGACTTAAAAGTCTTATTATAAGGAGATATAAAATGAAAAAAATCTTTTCTTTTGTTTTCGCTGTTGCTTTTACCATTCTGATAACTTCTTGCGGAGGTGATGAACAAAAATCCGCTGATTTCAGTAAATCCAAATCTGTTAACACAGATTTATCGGGTGGATTATCGGAATTTGAACTTGAAAATGGAATCGGACCTGTTAAACAGAAACTCGAGTTAGGTCCAATCGATCCGAAGCTGGTGAAAAAGGGCGAGGAAATATTTAACACAAAATGTATCGCATGCCATAAACTTGATGAACGCTATGTTGGTCCGGCGCAAAGAGATGTTATTAAAAGAAGAACTCCTGAGTTCATTATGAATATGATGTTAAATCCTGAAGAAATGCAACAAAAACATCCTGTTGTTAAAAAGCTCTTAGCAGAATAAATGACTCAGATGACAAATCAAAATCTTTCTTTTGATGATGCAAGAGCGGTAATTGAATATTTCAGAGAAGTGGGCAAATAAATAAATCACAAATCAATTATGAGGTATCTATGAAATCAAATAATAAAAAAAAGCTTGATTATTTTAAGCTTAACTTTTATCTCAGTTGGTGTTTTCTATTTTGGCTGTCAACAGTCAAAAGATGCTATTAGCGGTGATGTTGCTTCTCAGGTTTATGTAGCTCCCGGCTCTTATGACGAATTTTACCTCTTTACTTCGGGTGGATTTAGTGGACAGCTGGGCGTTTATGGACTACCTTCCGGTAGACATTTCAAAACTGTATCTGTTTTTTCCCAAAATCCTGAAACAGGATATGGTTATTCTGAAGATACAAAGGCAATGCTGATGACTTCTTTTGGCTTTGTTCCCTGGGATGATGCTCACCATCCTGAGCTTTCAATGACTGAGGGGGTTCCTGATGGAAGATTTATCTTTATTAATGGAAATAACACACCGAGAGTTGCTAAAATTGATTTGAGAACATTTGAAACTACAGAGATTGTTGAAATTCCAAACTCAGCAGGAAACCACGCTTCGCCGTTTGTAACTGAAAATACTGAATATATTGTTGCATCTACAAGATTCAGCGTTCCAGTTCCTCAAGCTGATGTGCCATTAACTTCTTACAAAGAAAACTTTAAAGGTACAATCAGCTTTATTGCACTTGACCCAAAAACAGAAAGACTAAACCTTGCTTTTCAGATTATAGTCCCTGGTTTTAATTATGATCTTGCACATGCTGGTAAAGGTCCTTCACACGATTGGGCATTCTTTACTTCTTATAATACAGAACAGGCAAATTCACTTCTTGAAATTAATGCTTCGAAAAATGATAAAGACTTTATTGCTGCAGTTAACTGGAAACTCGCAGAGAAGTATGTAAAAGATGGCAAAGCTAAAAAAATGAACGCTGAATATTATCACAATTATTATGATGAGAAAAAGCATTTTGCATTTAGTGATGTTAAAAAAGAAGTTCTTGTGCTTGATCCTAAAGATTGTCCGGGGATGATTTATTATTTACCTACACCTAAATCTCCACATGGTGTTGATGTTGATCCATCAGGTGAATACATTGTTGCTGGTGGCAAACTTGCAACAGTCATTCCGGTTCACTCATTTAGCAAGATGATTAAAGCAATTGAAGAAAAGAAATTTGATGGTGAAGTTGATGGAATACCTGTTCTTCAATATGATGCTGTTGTTGCAGGTGAAGTGCAGAATCCGGGATTAGGTCCTCTTCATACGGAATTTGATGGAAATGGTTATGCTTATACTTCAGCTTTTATTTCTTCAGAAATTGTAAAGTGGAAATTAGGCACCTGGGAAGTGGTTGACAGAATTCCGGTTTATTATTCAATCGGACATCTTTGCATTCCCGGTGGCGATAGCAAAAAGCCATGGGGTAAATATGTAATCGCATTAAACAAGATCACTAAAGACAGGTATCTGCCAACCGGACCTGAATTGACTCAATCTGCTCAGTTAATTGATATCACCGGTGATAAGATGAAAATGTTGCTCGACTTTCCGACAGTTGGAGAACCTCATTATGCACAGGCAATTGCAGCTGACATTTTAATGAAGAATAGTACTAAATTCTACAAGATAGAAGAAAATCAACATCCATATAAAACTAATGGTGAGAAAGAGGCAAGAGTTGAAAGAAAGGGTAACGATGTCCATGTTTATATGAGTGCAATCAGAAGTCACTTTGCACCTGATAATATTGAGGGAATTAAAGTTGGAGATAATGTCTATTTTCATGTTACCAACTTAGAACAGGATTGGGATATTCCACATGGTTTTGTTGTAAAGGGAATGACAAACTCTGAATTACTAATAATGCCTGGACAAACAAAATCAATTTTGTGGAAACCAACGAAGCCAGGTGTTTATCCTTTTTATTGCACAGACTTTTGTTCTGCTTTACATCAGGAAATGCAAGGCTATGTAAGAGTATCACCTGCAAATTCAAATGTGCCGCTTGTCTATTACACAGGAAATCCGGAAAAGAAATAGAAAGGAAGAATTAGTATGGAGATCATGAAAGAAAAATTATCAGATGCGATCAAAATTCAGGAGAAGTCCATTGTAAGCAGACAGATAATTAAAAAACCAAGCGGAAATATTACTCTGTTTGCCTTCGATAAAGATGAATCATTAACTGAGCACACATCTCCATACGAAGCTCTCGTTCAGATTGTTAAAGGAAGAATGACTGTTACGATAGGAGGAAATACATTTCAGGTTGAGGAGGGAGAAATTATTCTCCTTCCTCCTAATATTCCTCACGGCTTAGTGGCTCTTGAACAAACTGTTATGCTATTAACAATGATTAAGTGAGTGGGTTGATAAAATGCATCCAACATCAAAAAAACTTTTATTGATTTCTGCAGTTATACTTATCGGTGTTTATTTCTTTCCTCTGTGGAATATTAATCTCGAAGCACCTCAATATCCCGAAGGACTTGGCTTGCGAATTTGGGTAAATCAAATTACCGGCTTGAAAGAAAACGACTTGCAGAATATCAATGGCTTAAACCATTACATCGGAATGAAACATATTGATCCCGATGACATTCCTGAATTAAAAATTATGCCTTTCGCAATTGGATTTATGATTGCATTCGGTTTGTTCAATGCTTTCAAAGGTAACAGGAAAACAGTTTACATCTGGATAATTTTATTTTTAATTCTTGGTGCAATTGGTCTATATGATTTTTATATGTGGGAATATAATTACGGACATAATCTTGACCCGAATGCTCCGATTAAAGTTCCGGGTATGACTTATCAACCTCCTTTAATCGGCTCAAAGCAATTGTTGAATATCAATGCAATTTCTCTACCGTCAATTTCATCTTACATAATTTTGATTTCTATCGTACTTGCTTTTGTTGCTCTGATCATTGATAAGAAAAAGAAAACCTGAGGTTATTATGAAATTAAGATTATTGATAATCACATTGTTTCTTAATCTTCTTGCTTGCTCTCCGAAACCTGAACCAATCGATTACGGAAATGATATTTGCGAATTCTGTAAAATGAATATCACAGATAGTAAATATGCCGCTGAAATTGTTACACATAAAAATAAAATTTACAAGTTCGATTCAATTGAATGTCTTTTTCAATTTAGGAAAAGTTTTATTAAGGAAGAAGAAATTCATTCAGAATGGGTGAATGATTTTTCTCAGCCGGGCAAACTGATTGACCTGAAAAATGCTTATTTCCTTAAAAGCGAAGTTTACCGAAGTCCAATGGGACTTAATGTACTAAGCGTTGAATCAAAAGAAAAGTTAAACGAAATCAAAGCTAAAGATGGCGGTAATGAAATGTCATACACTGAAGTGTTTGTTCTTGCCAACGAAAAGTGATTTTTATGTTATTAGAATTTGAAAATGAAAAATCTGATTTACATACTTTTATTAATTATTAGCAGCAATATTCATCCTCAAAACCGCATAATTGTTTCTCCTTCTGACAATATTGAAAAAATTTTAGAAACTGCTACCGCCGGTTCAACTATAATTCTGAAACCCGGAATTTATAGAGTTAATAACCTGAAGATTGATAAATCACTTTCTCTGATTGGAGAGAATTATCCAACTATTCAGGGAAATAAAAAAGATGAAGTCATAACTATTTCTGCAGATGATGTTTCCGTGAAAGGTTTAAAAATTACCGATGCTGGAATTAGTTATCGTCAGGAGAATGCAGCGATAAAATTAGTCGAGTCTTCGGATTGTGTTATTAAAAATAATATTCTTGAAAATAATTTTTTCGGAATTTATCTAGCCAAATCTTATAACTGTGTAATAAAGAATAATCATATTCAGGCATCAAATAAAACTGAAACAAGTTCCGGTAACGGCATTCATCTTTGGTACAGCAAAGGAATTACCATCGAAGGAAATACAATTATCGGACATCGTGATGGAATTTATTTCGAATTTGTTATGCACTCTTTAGTGAGAAATAACCAAAGTAAAAATAATCTTCGTTATGGTTTGCACTTTATGTTTTCAGACAGTTGCAGTTATATAAACAATACATTTGAATCCAATGGCGCCGGAGTCGCAGTTATGTATACAAAAAATGTAACTATGAAGCAAAACAAGTTTATTAATAATTGGGGCGCAGCATCGTTTGGAGTTTTATTAAAGGACTTGACTGATTGTCTGATTGAAAAAAATCATTTCGAAAAAAATACTAATGGACTTTATCTGGAAGGATGCAGCAGAATTACTGTGCGAATGAATAATTTCATTAGTAATGGATGGGGAATAAAGCTGATGGCTAATTCGATGAATAATTATTTCTATGAAAATAATTTTGTTACTAACTCATTCGATATCCTTACGAACAGCAGGAATAACTTCAATGATTTTTCGGGAAACTACTGGAGTCGTTATAATGGATATGATCTCGATAAAGATGGAATCGGAGATGTCGGATATCGTCCGGTAAAAATGTTTTCAGTAATTGTTGAAAGACAACAGGAATCTATGATTCTGATTAATAGTTTGTTTATTGAGCTTTTAAATTTAACTGAAAGTATAATACCGTCCCTTACGCCTGTAAACCTCATTGATAATAAACCAAGAATGCGCGAAATAAAATTCTAAGTGAATAATTCAAAATGATTAGAATCTCCAACATCATAAAAAAATATAATAAACTTGAAGTGCTGAAAGGCATTGATGCTGAATTACAGACCGGGAAAGTAACTGCAATAGTGGGTCCAAATGGTTCGGGCAAAACAACTTTGATTAAGATAATACTTGGATTGGTAAAAGCTGATTTTGGATTTGTTGAAATTGATGGAACAAAAATTAACGGAGATTACAACTACAAAAACAATATAGGTTATATGCCTCAGATAGCCCGCTATCCTGAAAATCTTACTGTGTTTGAAGTCTTAAGTATGATTAAAGATCTGCGTAACAGAAAAGATCAACCTGAAGAAAAACTTCTTAAAGAATTTGAGTTAAGTGGTGAGCTCACAAAAGCAATTCGAACACTTTCAGGTGGCAACAGACAAAAACTAAGTACAGTAATATCGCTGATGTTCGATCCCAAATTTCTGATTTTTGATGAACCAACCGCCGGACTTGATCCTGTTATCAGCAATCGCTTTAAAGAAATGGTCTTTGCCGAAAAGCAAAAAGGAAAAACAATAATTCTTACTTCCCATATTATGAGTGAAGTAGAAGAACTTGCAGATGAAATAATTTTTCTTCTTGAAGGTAAAATTTTTTATAAAGGTTCTCTGCAAAATCTTTTGATAGAAAGAGGTGAATCGAAGCTCGAAAAAGCTGTGGCGAAAATTTTAGAAGAAAAAGTATTGTGGAATTGAGTTATGATTACAATTGATATGAAAATATCAGAGATACTTAACAAATATCCTCAAACTCTTGAAGTATTTGTAAAAGTAAGTCCTCACTTTAAGAAATTAGAAAATAAAATATTGAGAAAAACTCCTGCAAGCGGGCAATCACTCGAGCTATCAATAATGGTTTTATTTCTGCTCTGCGTGTTCTTTTTATTCGGATCAGGTGAACTGAGTGTTGATAGCAAAAAACGACACAACACAATCTAA contains:
- a CDS encoding YihY/virulence factor BrkB family protein, whose amino-acid sequence is MKNKLLDIVKRSKPYEFYRKARLLVHLNPVWAKVWSFIKHYFGGLYDRIDRHHVFLLSGGLAFSLFTCIIPLVLIAFWILGNFLSSEEMELQIINLINTVIPYDQYAEFTKQIIFSRVYEVVEFKNAAGIIGFVGLFFAASGFFSSMRTVLNKINGQEVDVNFFLGKLRDFLIIIVAILLFFASILALPFIELLRKIANVTEYLQFFNAPVFQQLYTILISFLVILFLMYLFYRLVPTRKIRRTSALMGAIWASLLWVGAKTAFGYYISHFQTWGRIYGTYALLVVIAFWIYYTAAVFIIGAEIGKLFDERRSEGKETKLKN
- the nosZ gene encoding Sec-dependent nitrous-oxide reductase, with the translated sequence MIILSLTFISVGVFYFGCQQSKDAISGDVASQVYVAPGSYDEFYLFTSGGFSGQLGVYGLPSGRHFKTVSVFSQNPETGYGYSEDTKAMLMTSFGFVPWDDAHHPELSMTEGVPDGRFIFINGNNTPRVAKIDLRTFETTEIVEIPNSAGNHASPFVTENTEYIVASTRFSVPVPQADVPLTSYKENFKGTISFIALDPKTERLNLAFQIIVPGFNYDLAHAGKGPSHDWAFFTSYNTEQANSLLEINASKNDKDFIAAVNWKLAEKYVKDGKAKKMNAEYYHNYYDEKKHFAFSDVKKEVLVLDPKDCPGMIYYLPTPKSPHGVDVDPSGEYIVAGGKLATVIPVHSFSKMIKAIEEKKFDGEVDGIPVLQYDAVVAGEVQNPGLGPLHTEFDGNGYAYTSAFISSEIVKWKLGTWEVVDRIPVYYSIGHLCIPGGDSKKPWGKYVIALNKITKDRYLPTGPELTQSAQLIDITGDKMKMLLDFPTVGEPHYAQAIAADILMKNSTKFYKIEENQHPYKTNGEKEARVERKGNDVHVYMSAIRSHFAPDNIEGIKVGDNVYFHVTNLEQDWDIPHGFVVKGMTNSELLIMPGQTKSILWKPTKPGVYPFYCTDFCSALHQEMQGYVRVSPANSNVPLVYYTGNPEKK
- a CDS encoding T9SS type A sorting domain-containing protein, encoding MIKKLSVLMILLFIVSSISFAQLVGGNTYPINGTDNPPVSFQSISSAVAYLTANGVTGTGDVILELSTGYTGDTSTISIGVISGTSSTTKVVFRPATGYSALTEIPGGASPNQHAIRITGNYIVLDGRAGGVGTSRDWTIRTTGTNGQMAVRLDNTSNSMTGVELRYLVMEAEAANTTGAIFQITGSTTNTITNIIVEENLIRSNPLVSTFRGYGITLASASNAGNTGIIVRNNIITQFYARGINLTGGFPGIEVYGNEIYHTADVTQPTTTEFSAIYFSTTASPGAKIYNNYIHDIRLTNGSTAINGLYIFNGNSSGASVQYFNNRISIGGELSGTAADLQVYGLRENALSGSLIDIYFNSVYVGGTAASGTNNSAAFRKQVSNFVNLKNNIFYNARTNSGGTGTHWAIMSNNITYSSIGNNDYFADGTGGVLGTTDGTTAGNKLTISAWQAAVPSDAGSVSQNPNFVAGLKINETIPTQLESGGAPIAGITTDFEGDLRNATTPDIGADEFTGTPLDLTPPLISYNLLPNALFSNTSVSLTATITDLSGVATGANAPRLYIKKSTDVAYVFDDNPTVSGHDYTFTINYSAIGGIVIGDTIQYYVAAQDVNGNVGTNPAGGSGSNPPGTTPPSNPNFYFVVNTPLSGVYTVGLNAFKQRTGREIYFEERTRTVTRNLNGIDAIEDFNANLNEKENQGNQPDTEPRYVTVTETYLELMENGQPFNRALYQTEGIEGIYPTLTEAVNDLLLRGASGPITFQLVDSNYPNENYPINLTAFNGSSSTNTVTIKPAPNVQAVIPGSSTQTTASIWLQSGGYYIIDGSNTVGGTSKDLTIRALATSPAIHFYSSGNNNIIKNCIIESQNTSTGSGSLILAAGTGSNNNLIENCLFQPIQSATPYAVGVYLFSSFTGANNLISNCEFKDFSARAITIQGAAGSNNNDAVGNLIYQTAPSTATIIQSIYLGRAENTDITENQIYNLQSTSTSPTIAGIYYIGASGVNMNVRMVNNVISFGNQNPAGTIRGIDYFGYSANSCELYYNSVLLTGTDVTGTTSSAAIAKRDAASNFFMIDNIFENRRANGTGTGFHFAVQFTNTTATTFNLNYNDYFANGTGGVLGQWGTTNTVTLNDWQTASTQDANSLNANPQFASTSDLRPLYGSAVIDAGTPVSGITTDILGAVRDSLTPTLGAYENPTAIIGWANLQWPPTDTIYVGSSTTVYAQIWIDGITNQPGPGVGIQAWIGVNSSNTDPSTWTTWIPAVYNVDVGNNDEYMAAIGSSLAPGTYYYASRFNVIGGNYVYGGYSPGGGGFWDGINNVSGILVVKPPLIQMWQRSVATSNLPSWFGADTERGLAYGKTSDVTEAINDRVYVVSRSGGVLNVRILDAATGNDIGTLNTTGISGGTFALNDIGVTEDGKIIGANLTANASTSALKFYYWNNESSVPDTLFTYLGDAVRLGDKFTVVGNYSAGTAEIWAASATTGQHKVYKWTMSGGVFNRVPQVILCSDNLATAIGSAAVGPLPNGDFYWNANGQNARKYQANGTLIGIIPGTIISTGTNAIRYLGSVGSDEYLAVFAYGSGNNNARILRIPNGDPTAAVLYGVTPTLGSATNTNGTGDVDFKVNNDLTVTVFVLATNNGIGAYTTDASIPVELTGFVANVIERDVLLNWSTATETNNLGFEVERKTSDNNSWKKIAFIKSAGTTTEPQQYTFRDARLESGSYSYRLKIVDFDGTFSYSQEVEVEIGIPQQYALSQNYPNPFNPATRIDYQLPFDAKVQIELYSITGEKVATLVSSDISAGYHTIELNASTLNLASGVYFYRINAVDINNGKFVETKKLVLLK
- a CDS encoding c-type cytochrome, with the protein product MKKIFSFVFAVAFTILITSCGGDEQKSADFSKSKSVNTDLSGGLSEFELENGIGPVKQKLELGPIDPKLVKKGEEIFNTKCIACHKLDERYVGPAQRDVIKRRTPEFIMNMMLNPEEMQQKHPVVKKLLAE